One stretch of Hevea brasiliensis isolate MT/VB/25A 57/8 chromosome 12, ASM3005281v1, whole genome shotgun sequence DNA includes these proteins:
- the LOC110655351 gene encoding ubiquitin carboxyl-terminal hydrolase 26 isoform X2, protein MSRPTTRSKNKRHRQGDNVNITSEIMRKIHATGEITNDDINQLYVIQKPVCQGCRVNTKDNPNCFCGLIPPPNGSRKSGLWQKLSDIVQALGPDPCKDLRASADSPAGLTNLGATCYANSILQYLYMNTSFREGVFSVEPEVLKQHPVLDQLARLFAQLHASKMAFIDSAPFIKTLELDNGVQQDSLEFLTLLLSLLERCLSHSKVSKARTVVQDLFRGSVSHVTMCSKCGRDSEASSKMEDFYELELNVKGLKSLDESLDDYLNVEELHGENQYFCELCKVRVDAIRSIKLRILPEVLNFQLKRCVFLPKTTTKKKITSAFCFPGVLDMRQRLSEPSQLDWVYDLSAVLIHKGTAVNSGHYIAHIKDENTGQWWEFDDEHVSNLGLHPFGEGSSNSTSKVVHSEPAAGTEEKHGLTNGDHMDAVQLQSFKSSIGSHVETFSSNDAYMLMYNLRRTKKVDEKIPVVFGASKIEIEACKRYKLKKDSELNHITGRRQEVRSVLSEAPVRSFEEPFYWASIDWLRQWADNITPPILDNTLIQCSHGKVPVSKVGSMKRLSAEAWTKLFSKYGGGPTLTNDDYCMACLIDGAQSVVFADSYRDRRTLMRDLASDVLTGKCLDGTYYVSKTWLQQWVRRKNLDAPSEADAGPTVSIRCTHGQLMPEQAPGAKRVLVSEKLWLFFYEDAIAVKPDDPLGCKTFPLGSEQCPQCCVELSEVACLEDSLRAVKLKQRQTHEKLAMGKSIPLSLHCTYYLVPSSWLTKWRNYVIASGKNISSSVEPETLDFVIESLKCEKHLRLLERPPDLISKRGILFQKGSTTDGLTIITENDWNNFCEEWGGNKDKCISAIIEPGNVAENNLGGSCEETTSEEHLNPQDEVNNETETRQPIIRTCPEICEDCIGERESCKLMQKLNYSNGDIYVSLVRGKEAPRSILEASETASEPDRRASKRSRKTSYGNSVNLKVSGSTSVYQLKMMIWESLGVVKENQILHKGSRILDQESATLADLNIFPGDKLWVQDSEIHEHRDIADELADQKMTAQHAEEGFRGTLLTANISSQVV, encoded by the exons ATGAGCCGACCAACTACACGAAGCAAAAATAAAAGACACAGACAAGGGGACAATGTTAATATCACTTCTGAAATAATGAG GAAAATTCATGCAACTGGTGAAATAACCAATGATGACATAAATCAATTGTACGTGATTCAGAAGCCAGTTTGCCAAGGCTGCCGTGTGAACACTAAAGATAATCCCAATTGCTTTTGTGGGCTGATACCACCACCCAATGGGAGTCGGAAATCTGGCTTATGGCAGAAATTATCAGATATTGTTCAAGCCCTTGGTCCAGACCCATGCAAAGATCTTCGTGCTTCTGCTGATTCACCTGCTGGGCTCACAAATCTGGGAGCAACATGCTACGCCAACAGCATACTTCAATATCTTTACATGAATACATCTTTCCGAGAAGGTGTTTTCTCTGTCGAGCCAGAAGTATTGAAGCAACATCCTGTTTTGGATCAGCTCGCTCGGCTTTTTGCACAGTTGCATGCTAGTAAAATGGCTTTTATTGACTCAGCTCCATTTATAAAGACGCTGGAGTTAGATAATGGGGTTCAGCAGGATAGCCTTGAGTTCTTGACCTTACTTCTTTCCTTGCTTGAGCGTTGTCTAAGCCATTCTAAAGTTTCCAAAGCAAGAACTGTTGTTCAAGATCTCTTCCGTGGAAGTGTGTCACATGTAACAAT GTGCTCAAAATGTGGAAGAGATTCTGAAGCATCTTCAAAGATGGAGGACTTCTATGAGCTGGAGTTGAATGTAAAAGGGTTGAAAAGCTTAGATGAGAGTTTGGATGATTACCTTAATGTGGAAGAGCTTCATGGTGAGAATCAATATTTCTGTGAGTTGTGTAAAGTCAGAGTTGATGCTATTCGCAGCATCAAATTAAGAATTCTGCCTGAAGTCCTTAATTTTCAACTCAAGCGTTGTGTTTTCCTCCCAAAG ACTACAACAAAGAAGAAAATCACATCAGCATTTTGTTTCCCTGGAGTATTGGATATGCGACAGAGGCTGTCTGAACCTTCTCAGTTGGATTGGGTATATGACTTGTCAGCTGTGTTGATTCACAAGGGAACTGCTGTAAACAGTGGCCATTACATTGCTCATATTAAGGATGAAAATACTGGGCAGTGGTGGGAATTTGATGATGAACATGTCTCAAACTTAGGTCTTCACCCTTTCGGAGAAGGCTCTTCAAATTCTACATCTAAAGTTGTCCACAGTGAGCCAGCAGCTGGCACAGAAGAAAAACATGGTCTTACCAATGGAGATCATATGGATGCTGTTCAGCTACAATCTTTTAAATCTAGTATTGGTAGCCATGTAGAGACATTTTCATCAAATGATGCATATATGCTGATGTATAATCTTAGGCGCActaagaaggtagatgagaaaataCCTGTGGTTTTTGGTGCCAGCAAAATTGAAATAGAAG CTTGCAAACGGTACAAATTGAAGAAGGATAGCGAGTTGAATCATATCACTGGAAGGAGACAAGAAGTGCGATCAGTTCTTTCTGAAGCTCCTGTCCGGTCATTTGAAGAACCATTTTATTGGGCTTCCATTGACTGGCTTCGCCAGTGGGCTGATAACATTACTCCACC TATATTGGATAATACCCTTATCCAATGCTCGCATGGAAAAGTCCCTGTGTCAAAAGTTGGCTCCATGAAACGGTTGTCTGCTGAAGCTTGGACCAAATTGTTCTCTAAG TATGGTGGAGGGCCAACACTGACAAATGATGACTACTGCATGGCTTGCCTTATTGATGGTGCACAATCTGTCGTCTTTGCTGATAGCTATAGGGATCGGAGGACATTAATGAGGGACCTTGCAAGTGACGTACTTACAGGGAAGTGTCTAGATGGAACATACTATGTATCTAAGACATG GTTGCAACAGTGGGTGAGAAGAAAAAACCTCGATGCTCCAAGTGAGGCTGATGCGGGCCCAACAGTTTCAATTAGGTGTACACATGGGCAACTTATGCCTGAGCAAGCCCCTGGTGCCAAGCGAGTGCTGGTTTCAGAGAAACTCTGGCTGTTCTTTTATGAGGATGCCATTGCAGTAAAACCTGATGATCCCTTGGGTTGTAAAACTTTTCCTTTGGGTTCTGAGCAGTGTCCTCAATGCTGCGTTGAGCTTTCTGAAGTTGCCTGCCTGGAGGATTCTCTAAG AGCAGTGAAACTAAAACAACGCCAGACTCATGAGAAATTGGCCATGGGAAAAAGTATTCCTCTTTCTTTGCACTGCACGTACTACTTGGTGCCCTCTTCATGGCTTACAAAATGGAGAAACTATGTAATTGCTAGTGGCAAGAATATTTCTTCGTCAGTGGAACCTGAAACTCTGGATTTTGTCATCGAATCATTAAAATGTGAAAAG CATTTACGACTCCTAGAAAGGCCTCCTGACTTGATTTCCAAACGCGGAATACTTTTCCAAAAGGGTTCTACG ACAGATGGCTTAACAATCATTACTGAAAATGACTGGAACAACTTCTGTGAAGAGTGGGGTGGTAATAAGGACAAGTGCATATCTGCAATTATTGAACCTGGTAATGTAGCAGAAAATAATCTGGGTGGCTCCTGTGAAGAGACAACAAGTGAGGAGCATCTGAATCCTCAAGATGAAGTAAATAATGAGACTGAGACCAGACAGCCTATAATCAGGACTTGTCCTGAG ATCTGTGAGGACTGCATAGGTGAACGAGAAAGTTGTAAGTTGATGCAGAAACTTAACTACTCCAATGGGGACATATATGTATCTCTTGTACGTGGTAAGGAAGCCCCAAGATCAATTCTAGAAGCATCTGAGACTGCTTCTGAGCCTGATCGACGAGCCTCCAAGCGCTCTCGTAAGACCAGTTACGGGAATTCAGTTAATTTAAAGGTTTCTGGTTCTACTTCAGTATACCAGCTAAAAATGATGATATGGGAATCACTTGGG GTAGTGAAGGAGAACCAGATACTACACAAAGGTTCTAGGATACTTGATCAGGAATCTGCTACTCTTGCAGACTTGAATATATTCCCTGGAGATAAGCTTTGGGTGCAAGATTCTGAAATCCATGAGCATAGAGATATTGCTG ATGAGCTTGCTGATCAAAAGATGACTGCACAGCATGCCGAGGAAGGGTTTCGTGGAACACTTTTGACTGCAAATATTTCCTCACAAGTTGTTTAA
- the LOC110655351 gene encoding ubiquitin carboxyl-terminal hydrolase 26 isoform X1 produces the protein MSRPTTRSKNKRHRQGDNVNITSEIMRKIHATGEITNDDINQLYVIQKPVCQGCRVNTKDNPNCFCGLIPPPNGSRKSGLWQKLSDIVQALGPDPCKDLRASADSPAGLTNLGATCYANSILQYLYMNTSFREGVFSVEPEVLKQHPVLDQLARLFAQLHASKMAFIDSAPFIKTLELDNGVQQDSLEFLTLLLSLLERCLSHSKVSKARTVVQDLFRGSVSHVTMCSKCGRDSEASSKMEDFYELELNVKGLKSLDESLDDYLNVEELHGENQYFCELCKVRVDAIRSIKLRILPEVLNFQLKRCVFLPKTTTKKKITSAFCFPGVLDMRQRLSEPSQLDWVYDLSAVLIHKGTAVNSGHYIAHIKDENTGQWWEFDDEHVSNLGLHPFGEGSSNSTSKVVHSEPAAGTEEKHGLTNGDHMDAVQLQSFKSSIGSHVETFSSNDAYMLMYNLRRTKKVDEKIPVVFGASKIEIEGCESNSHDTSLPSHLFKEINELNASYLEACKRYKLKKDSELNHITGRRQEVRSVLSEAPVRSFEEPFYWASIDWLRQWADNITPPILDNTLIQCSHGKVPVSKVGSMKRLSAEAWTKLFSKYGGGPTLTNDDYCMACLIDGAQSVVFADSYRDRRTLMRDLASDVLTGKCLDGTYYVSKTWLQQWVRRKNLDAPSEADAGPTVSIRCTHGQLMPEQAPGAKRVLVSEKLWLFFYEDAIAVKPDDPLGCKTFPLGSEQCPQCCVELSEVACLEDSLRAVKLKQRQTHEKLAMGKSIPLSLHCTYYLVPSSWLTKWRNYVIASGKNISSSVEPETLDFVIESLKCEKHLRLLERPPDLISKRGILFQKGSTTDGLTIITENDWNNFCEEWGGNKDKCISAIIEPGNVAENNLGGSCEETTSEEHLNPQDEVNNETETRQPIIRTCPEICEDCIGERESCKLMQKLNYSNGDIYVSLVRGKEAPRSILEASETASEPDRRASKRSRKTSYGNSVNLKVSGSTSVYQLKMMIWESLGVVKENQILHKGSRILDQESATLADLNIFPGDKLWVQDSEIHEHRDIADELADQKMTAQHAEEGFRGTLLTANISSQVV, from the exons ATGAGCCGACCAACTACACGAAGCAAAAATAAAAGACACAGACAAGGGGACAATGTTAATATCACTTCTGAAATAATGAG GAAAATTCATGCAACTGGTGAAATAACCAATGATGACATAAATCAATTGTACGTGATTCAGAAGCCAGTTTGCCAAGGCTGCCGTGTGAACACTAAAGATAATCCCAATTGCTTTTGTGGGCTGATACCACCACCCAATGGGAGTCGGAAATCTGGCTTATGGCAGAAATTATCAGATATTGTTCAAGCCCTTGGTCCAGACCCATGCAAAGATCTTCGTGCTTCTGCTGATTCACCTGCTGGGCTCACAAATCTGGGAGCAACATGCTACGCCAACAGCATACTTCAATATCTTTACATGAATACATCTTTCCGAGAAGGTGTTTTCTCTGTCGAGCCAGAAGTATTGAAGCAACATCCTGTTTTGGATCAGCTCGCTCGGCTTTTTGCACAGTTGCATGCTAGTAAAATGGCTTTTATTGACTCAGCTCCATTTATAAAGACGCTGGAGTTAGATAATGGGGTTCAGCAGGATAGCCTTGAGTTCTTGACCTTACTTCTTTCCTTGCTTGAGCGTTGTCTAAGCCATTCTAAAGTTTCCAAAGCAAGAACTGTTGTTCAAGATCTCTTCCGTGGAAGTGTGTCACATGTAACAAT GTGCTCAAAATGTGGAAGAGATTCTGAAGCATCTTCAAAGATGGAGGACTTCTATGAGCTGGAGTTGAATGTAAAAGGGTTGAAAAGCTTAGATGAGAGTTTGGATGATTACCTTAATGTGGAAGAGCTTCATGGTGAGAATCAATATTTCTGTGAGTTGTGTAAAGTCAGAGTTGATGCTATTCGCAGCATCAAATTAAGAATTCTGCCTGAAGTCCTTAATTTTCAACTCAAGCGTTGTGTTTTCCTCCCAAAG ACTACAACAAAGAAGAAAATCACATCAGCATTTTGTTTCCCTGGAGTATTGGATATGCGACAGAGGCTGTCTGAACCTTCTCAGTTGGATTGGGTATATGACTTGTCAGCTGTGTTGATTCACAAGGGAACTGCTGTAAACAGTGGCCATTACATTGCTCATATTAAGGATGAAAATACTGGGCAGTGGTGGGAATTTGATGATGAACATGTCTCAAACTTAGGTCTTCACCCTTTCGGAGAAGGCTCTTCAAATTCTACATCTAAAGTTGTCCACAGTGAGCCAGCAGCTGGCACAGAAGAAAAACATGGTCTTACCAATGGAGATCATATGGATGCTGTTCAGCTACAATCTTTTAAATCTAGTATTGGTAGCCATGTAGAGACATTTTCATCAAATGATGCATATATGCTGATGTATAATCTTAGGCGCActaagaaggtagatgagaaaataCCTGTGGTTTTTGGTGCCAGCAAAATTGAAATAGAAGGTTGTGAGAGTAATTCACATGAcacttctcttccttctcaccTTTTTAAGGAAATAAACGAATTGAATGCATCATATCTTGAAGCTTGCAAACGGTACAAATTGAAGAAGGATAGCGAGTTGAATCATATCACTGGAAGGAGACAAGAAGTGCGATCAGTTCTTTCTGAAGCTCCTGTCCGGTCATTTGAAGAACCATTTTATTGGGCTTCCATTGACTGGCTTCGCCAGTGGGCTGATAACATTACTCCACC TATATTGGATAATACCCTTATCCAATGCTCGCATGGAAAAGTCCCTGTGTCAAAAGTTGGCTCCATGAAACGGTTGTCTGCTGAAGCTTGGACCAAATTGTTCTCTAAG TATGGTGGAGGGCCAACACTGACAAATGATGACTACTGCATGGCTTGCCTTATTGATGGTGCACAATCTGTCGTCTTTGCTGATAGCTATAGGGATCGGAGGACATTAATGAGGGACCTTGCAAGTGACGTACTTACAGGGAAGTGTCTAGATGGAACATACTATGTATCTAAGACATG GTTGCAACAGTGGGTGAGAAGAAAAAACCTCGATGCTCCAAGTGAGGCTGATGCGGGCCCAACAGTTTCAATTAGGTGTACACATGGGCAACTTATGCCTGAGCAAGCCCCTGGTGCCAAGCGAGTGCTGGTTTCAGAGAAACTCTGGCTGTTCTTTTATGAGGATGCCATTGCAGTAAAACCTGATGATCCCTTGGGTTGTAAAACTTTTCCTTTGGGTTCTGAGCAGTGTCCTCAATGCTGCGTTGAGCTTTCTGAAGTTGCCTGCCTGGAGGATTCTCTAAG AGCAGTGAAACTAAAACAACGCCAGACTCATGAGAAATTGGCCATGGGAAAAAGTATTCCTCTTTCTTTGCACTGCACGTACTACTTGGTGCCCTCTTCATGGCTTACAAAATGGAGAAACTATGTAATTGCTAGTGGCAAGAATATTTCTTCGTCAGTGGAACCTGAAACTCTGGATTTTGTCATCGAATCATTAAAATGTGAAAAG CATTTACGACTCCTAGAAAGGCCTCCTGACTTGATTTCCAAACGCGGAATACTTTTCCAAAAGGGTTCTACG ACAGATGGCTTAACAATCATTACTGAAAATGACTGGAACAACTTCTGTGAAGAGTGGGGTGGTAATAAGGACAAGTGCATATCTGCAATTATTGAACCTGGTAATGTAGCAGAAAATAATCTGGGTGGCTCCTGTGAAGAGACAACAAGTGAGGAGCATCTGAATCCTCAAGATGAAGTAAATAATGAGACTGAGACCAGACAGCCTATAATCAGGACTTGTCCTGAG ATCTGTGAGGACTGCATAGGTGAACGAGAAAGTTGTAAGTTGATGCAGAAACTTAACTACTCCAATGGGGACATATATGTATCTCTTGTACGTGGTAAGGAAGCCCCAAGATCAATTCTAGAAGCATCTGAGACTGCTTCTGAGCCTGATCGACGAGCCTCCAAGCGCTCTCGTAAGACCAGTTACGGGAATTCAGTTAATTTAAAGGTTTCTGGTTCTACTTCAGTATACCAGCTAAAAATGATGATATGGGAATCACTTGGG GTAGTGAAGGAGAACCAGATACTACACAAAGGTTCTAGGATACTTGATCAGGAATCTGCTACTCTTGCAGACTTGAATATATTCCCTGGAGATAAGCTTTGGGTGCAAGATTCTGAAATCCATGAGCATAGAGATATTGCTG ATGAGCTTGCTGATCAAAAGATGACTGCACAGCATGCCGAGGAAGGGTTTCGTGGAACACTTTTGACTGCAAATATTTCCTCACAAGTTGTTTAA
- the LOC110655351 gene encoding ubiquitin carboxyl-terminal hydrolase 26 isoform X3 produces the protein MSRPTTRSKNKRHRQGDNVNITSEIMRKIHATGEITNDDINQLYVIQKPVCQGCRVNTKDNPNCFCGLIPPPNGSRKSGLWQKLSDIVQALGPDPCKDLRASADSPAGLTNLGATCYANSILQYLYMNTSFREGVFSVEPEVLKQHPVLDQLARLFAQLHASKMAFIDSAPFIKTLELDNGVQQDSLEFLTLLLSLLERCLSHSKVSKARTVVQDLFRGSVSHVTMCSKCGRDSEASSKMEDFYELELNVKGLKSLDESLDDYLNVEELHGENQYFCELCKVRVDAIRSIKLRILPEVLNFQLKRCVFLPKTTTKKKITSAFCFPGVLDMRQRLSEPSQLDWVYDLSAVLIHKGTAVNSGHYIAHIKDENTGQWWEFDDEHVSNLGLHPFGEGSSNSTSKVVHSEPAAGTEEKHGLTNGDHMDAVQLQSFKSSIGSHVETFSSNDAYMLMYNLRRTKKEINELNASYLEACKRYKLKKDSELNHITGRRQEVRSVLSEAPVRSFEEPFYWASIDWLRQWADNITPPILDNTLIQCSHGKVPVSKVGSMKRLSAEAWTKLFSKYGGGPTLTNDDYCMACLIDGAQSVVFADSYRDRRTLMRDLASDVLTGKCLDGTYYVSKTWLQQWVRRKNLDAPSEADAGPTVSIRCTHGQLMPEQAPGAKRVLVSEKLWLFFYEDAIAVKPDDPLGCKTFPLGSEQCPQCCVELSEVACLEDSLRAVKLKQRQTHEKLAMGKSIPLSLHCTYYLVPSSWLTKWRNYVIASGKNISSSVEPETLDFVIESLKCEKHLRLLERPPDLISKRGILFQKGSTTDGLTIITENDWNNFCEEWGGNKDKCISAIIEPGNVAENNLGGSCEETTSEEHLNPQDEVNNETETRQPIIRTCPEICEDCIGERESCKLMQKLNYSNGDIYVSLVRGKEAPRSILEASETASEPDRRASKRSRKTSYGNSVNLKVSGSTSVYQLKMMIWESLGVVKENQILHKGSRILDQESATLADLNIFPGDKLWVQDSEIHEHRDIADELADQKMTAQHAEEGFRGTLLTANISSQVV, from the exons ATGAGCCGACCAACTACACGAAGCAAAAATAAAAGACACAGACAAGGGGACAATGTTAATATCACTTCTGAAATAATGAG GAAAATTCATGCAACTGGTGAAATAACCAATGATGACATAAATCAATTGTACGTGATTCAGAAGCCAGTTTGCCAAGGCTGCCGTGTGAACACTAAAGATAATCCCAATTGCTTTTGTGGGCTGATACCACCACCCAATGGGAGTCGGAAATCTGGCTTATGGCAGAAATTATCAGATATTGTTCAAGCCCTTGGTCCAGACCCATGCAAAGATCTTCGTGCTTCTGCTGATTCACCTGCTGGGCTCACAAATCTGGGAGCAACATGCTACGCCAACAGCATACTTCAATATCTTTACATGAATACATCTTTCCGAGAAGGTGTTTTCTCTGTCGAGCCAGAAGTATTGAAGCAACATCCTGTTTTGGATCAGCTCGCTCGGCTTTTTGCACAGTTGCATGCTAGTAAAATGGCTTTTATTGACTCAGCTCCATTTATAAAGACGCTGGAGTTAGATAATGGGGTTCAGCAGGATAGCCTTGAGTTCTTGACCTTACTTCTTTCCTTGCTTGAGCGTTGTCTAAGCCATTCTAAAGTTTCCAAAGCAAGAACTGTTGTTCAAGATCTCTTCCGTGGAAGTGTGTCACATGTAACAAT GTGCTCAAAATGTGGAAGAGATTCTGAAGCATCTTCAAAGATGGAGGACTTCTATGAGCTGGAGTTGAATGTAAAAGGGTTGAAAAGCTTAGATGAGAGTTTGGATGATTACCTTAATGTGGAAGAGCTTCATGGTGAGAATCAATATTTCTGTGAGTTGTGTAAAGTCAGAGTTGATGCTATTCGCAGCATCAAATTAAGAATTCTGCCTGAAGTCCTTAATTTTCAACTCAAGCGTTGTGTTTTCCTCCCAAAG ACTACAACAAAGAAGAAAATCACATCAGCATTTTGTTTCCCTGGAGTATTGGATATGCGACAGAGGCTGTCTGAACCTTCTCAGTTGGATTGGGTATATGACTTGTCAGCTGTGTTGATTCACAAGGGAACTGCTGTAAACAGTGGCCATTACATTGCTCATATTAAGGATGAAAATACTGGGCAGTGGTGGGAATTTGATGATGAACATGTCTCAAACTTAGGTCTTCACCCTTTCGGAGAAGGCTCTTCAAATTCTACATCTAAAGTTGTCCACAGTGAGCCAGCAGCTGGCACAGAAGAAAAACATGGTCTTACCAATGGAGATCATATGGATGCTGTTCAGCTACAATCTTTTAAATCTAGTATTGGTAGCCATGTAGAGACATTTTCATCAAATGATGCATATATGCTGATGTATAATCTTAGGCGCActaagaag GAAATAAACGAATTGAATGCATCATATCTTGAAGCTTGCAAACGGTACAAATTGAAGAAGGATAGCGAGTTGAATCATATCACTGGAAGGAGACAAGAAGTGCGATCAGTTCTTTCTGAAGCTCCTGTCCGGTCATTTGAAGAACCATTTTATTGGGCTTCCATTGACTGGCTTCGCCAGTGGGCTGATAACATTACTCCACC TATATTGGATAATACCCTTATCCAATGCTCGCATGGAAAAGTCCCTGTGTCAAAAGTTGGCTCCATGAAACGGTTGTCTGCTGAAGCTTGGACCAAATTGTTCTCTAAG TATGGTGGAGGGCCAACACTGACAAATGATGACTACTGCATGGCTTGCCTTATTGATGGTGCACAATCTGTCGTCTTTGCTGATAGCTATAGGGATCGGAGGACATTAATGAGGGACCTTGCAAGTGACGTACTTACAGGGAAGTGTCTAGATGGAACATACTATGTATCTAAGACATG GTTGCAACAGTGGGTGAGAAGAAAAAACCTCGATGCTCCAAGTGAGGCTGATGCGGGCCCAACAGTTTCAATTAGGTGTACACATGGGCAACTTATGCCTGAGCAAGCCCCTGGTGCCAAGCGAGTGCTGGTTTCAGAGAAACTCTGGCTGTTCTTTTATGAGGATGCCATTGCAGTAAAACCTGATGATCCCTTGGGTTGTAAAACTTTTCCTTTGGGTTCTGAGCAGTGTCCTCAATGCTGCGTTGAGCTTTCTGAAGTTGCCTGCCTGGAGGATTCTCTAAG AGCAGTGAAACTAAAACAACGCCAGACTCATGAGAAATTGGCCATGGGAAAAAGTATTCCTCTTTCTTTGCACTGCACGTACTACTTGGTGCCCTCTTCATGGCTTACAAAATGGAGAAACTATGTAATTGCTAGTGGCAAGAATATTTCTTCGTCAGTGGAACCTGAAACTCTGGATTTTGTCATCGAATCATTAAAATGTGAAAAG CATTTACGACTCCTAGAAAGGCCTCCTGACTTGATTTCCAAACGCGGAATACTTTTCCAAAAGGGTTCTACG ACAGATGGCTTAACAATCATTACTGAAAATGACTGGAACAACTTCTGTGAAGAGTGGGGTGGTAATAAGGACAAGTGCATATCTGCAATTATTGAACCTGGTAATGTAGCAGAAAATAATCTGGGTGGCTCCTGTGAAGAGACAACAAGTGAGGAGCATCTGAATCCTCAAGATGAAGTAAATAATGAGACTGAGACCAGACAGCCTATAATCAGGACTTGTCCTGAG ATCTGTGAGGACTGCATAGGTGAACGAGAAAGTTGTAAGTTGATGCAGAAACTTAACTACTCCAATGGGGACATATATGTATCTCTTGTACGTGGTAAGGAAGCCCCAAGATCAATTCTAGAAGCATCTGAGACTGCTTCTGAGCCTGATCGACGAGCCTCCAAGCGCTCTCGTAAGACCAGTTACGGGAATTCAGTTAATTTAAAGGTTTCTGGTTCTACTTCAGTATACCAGCTAAAAATGATGATATGGGAATCACTTGGG GTAGTGAAGGAGAACCAGATACTACACAAAGGTTCTAGGATACTTGATCAGGAATCTGCTACTCTTGCAGACTTGAATATATTCCCTGGAGATAAGCTTTGGGTGCAAGATTCTGAAATCCATGAGCATAGAGATATTGCTG ATGAGCTTGCTGATCAAAAGATGACTGCACAGCATGCCGAGGAAGGGTTTCGTGGAACACTTTTGACTGCAAATATTTCCTCACAAGTTGTTTAA